A genomic stretch from Cellulomonas sp. KRMCY2 includes:
- a CDS encoding PIN domain-containing protein — protein sequence MTGVGRASLLDPPTRDADTLAGETASAGKWWSSVADTLGRVLHLLVDTSTWLDMSKRRAGQRWIVALRVLIHQGEVELIVPSLVVDEFERNRERIEASMTASVAQRFKLIRQDLDDYGGTGSEHAFKVIEDLARHVPLIGAMTTRNFDEVLALLRAGRVVEPTDANHRAVVERGLAKQAPLHRSRNSVADALLIELYATAIDGADLAREPHAFVSSNSDDFSLQSGDKRQPHPDIAAIFAPGGSVYALGVDGLNHVLLAYFGPEIDELFAETDFIEEPRRLDEIADAEKQLFDRIWYHRSLQHEYRLQDAGERAEVERLLAIAVLGRKRVEETYVQPGELGPYTDFELGMLNGKLSALRWVLGSEWDFLDT from the coding sequence GTGACAGGAGTCGGTCGAGCAAGCCTGCTGGACCCGCCGACGCGGGACGCCGACACGTTGGCCGGCGAGACCGCGTCGGCGGGGAAGTGGTGGAGCTCGGTGGCCGATACGTTGGGACGCGTGCTGCACCTGCTCGTTGACACGTCGACGTGGCTTGACATGTCCAAGCGGCGTGCCGGGCAGCGGTGGATCGTCGCCCTCCGCGTCCTCATCCACCAGGGCGAGGTCGAGTTGATCGTGCCCTCGCTCGTAGTCGATGAGTTCGAGCGGAACCGGGAGCGGATCGAGGCGTCAATGACGGCGAGCGTCGCACAGCGGTTCAAGCTCATCAGGCAAGACCTGGACGATTACGGGGGCACGGGCAGTGAGCACGCGTTCAAGGTCATCGAGGATCTCGCCCGCCATGTGCCGCTGATCGGCGCGATGACGACACGCAACTTCGATGAGGTGCTCGCGCTGCTGCGCGCCGGGCGGGTCGTCGAGCCGACCGACGCGAACCACCGTGCTGTGGTCGAACGTGGCCTCGCGAAGCAGGCGCCGCTTCACCGGTCGCGCAACAGCGTTGCAGACGCGTTGCTCATCGAGCTGTACGCAACCGCCATCGATGGCGCTGACCTTGCACGCGAGCCGCACGCGTTCGTCTCGTCGAACAGCGATGACTTCTCGCTGCAGAGTGGGGACAAGCGGCAGCCGCATCCCGACATCGCCGCAATCTTCGCGCCAGGCGGGTCGGTGTACGCGCTCGGCGTCGACGGGCTCAACCATGTCCTCCTCGCATACTTCGGGCCTGAGATCGACGAGCTGTTTGCTGAGACCGACTTCATCGAGGAGCCACGGCGCTTGGACGAGATCGCGGATGCCGAGAAGCAGCTGTTTGATCGCATCTGGTACCACCGCTCGCTCCAGCACGAGTACCGGTTGCAGGACGCCGGCGAGCGGGCCGAGGTCGAGCGGCTGCTCGCGATCGCTGTCTTGGGCCGGAAGCGCGTCGAGGAGACCTATGTGCAGCCCGGTGAGCTCGGGCCCTACACGGACTTCGAGCTCGGCATGCTCAACGGCAAACTCTCCGCGCTGCGCTGGGTCCTCGGCAGCGAATGGGACTTCCTCGATACGTAA
- a CDS encoding transposase yields the protein MQMLAFTGHQARRWEPKKPRYRVFTIAATLARSGRRTWLHLSTRSAWATLTLTGLGRLADLAPTDGDRDPAPTTPPDPGPGTGAHPGRHRTPCHTHRAESRTHGTRTARLRKPAVTVKDRG from the coding sequence ATGCAGATGCTCGCCTTCACCGGCCACCAGGCCCGCCGCTGGGAACCCAAGAAGCCGCGCTACCGGGTCTTCACCATCGCAGCCACCCTGGCCCGCAGCGGGCGACGGACCTGGCTGCACCTGTCCACCCGATCAGCCTGGGCCACGCTGACCCTGACCGGACTGGGCAGACTGGCCGACCTCGCCCCGACTGACGGCGACCGCGACCCTGCCCCCACGACCCCGCCCGACCCCGGCCCTGGAACCGGCGCCCACCCCGGACGACACCGGACGCCGTGTCACACCCACAGAGCAGAATCACGCACACACGGCACCAGAACTGCCCGACTCCGCAAGCCAGCCGTCACCGTGAAAGATCGAGGCTAA
- a CDS encoding transposase: MYHQRTPAAGRKIAEEVITTLHTCPVPEIARLGRTLRAWRTQVLAYFETDSVSNGGTEAINLIIEKTRRLAHGFRTFDHYRPRILLAASGNRPWRLNHA; this comes from the coding sequence ATCTACCACCAGCGCACCCCGGCCGCCGGCCGCAAGATCGCCGAAGAGGTCATCACGACCCTGCACACCTGCCCGGTCCCCGAAATCGCCCGCCTCGGCCGGACCCTGCGAGCCTGGCGAACCCAGGTCCTGGCCTACTTCGAGACCGACAGCGTCTCCAACGGCGGCACCGAGGCGATCAACCTGATCATCGAGAAGACCCGGCGCCTGGCCCACGGCTTCCGGACCTTCGACCACTACCGGCCACGCATCCTCCTGGCAGCCTCCGGCAACCGACCCTGGCGCCTCAACCACGCGTAG
- a CDS encoding restriction endonuclease, which yields MTTALRDSPEFVAGLNFSDTKRNVADELVRRLVTQEGRYQDVAIRFMLEIATMTRFPDIEQLPEPDRATRLADARNAVARLHDLTERFSDRQQVQERLRTEREANRARAEALRRFDDDVSALKDRFIELQGATDPRRRGYAFESLLSDLFKLFDMEPRLAYRLEAEQIDGSLSFDTDDYILEAKWIAEPVSREAADAFAAKVRRKGKNALGLFVAISGLSSAALSTYRESTPFITMDGGDVFLVLDGRVRLDDLIRAKRRHANETGSCYLSASEMLSRS from the coding sequence GTGACCACGGCCCTGCGCGATAGCCCCGAGTTTGTAGCTGGTCTGAACTTCTCGGACACCAAGCGCAACGTGGCCGACGAGCTCGTGCGGCGGCTGGTCACCCAGGAGGGCCGCTACCAGGATGTCGCCATCCGGTTCATGCTGGAGATCGCCACGATGACGCGGTTCCCGGACATCGAGCAGCTCCCCGAGCCGGATCGGGCGACTCGCCTTGCCGATGCCCGGAACGCCGTGGCGCGCCTCCACGACCTGACCGAGCGGTTCAGTGACCGGCAGCAAGTGCAGGAGCGGTTGCGGACTGAGCGCGAGGCCAACCGGGCGAGGGCGGAGGCCCTGCGGCGGTTCGACGACGATGTCTCCGCGCTCAAGGACCGGTTCATCGAGCTCCAAGGCGCGACGGATCCGCGTCGCCGTGGATACGCCTTCGAATCCCTGCTCTCCGATTTGTTCAAGCTTTTCGACATGGAGCCCCGGCTGGCTTACCGCCTTGAGGCCGAACAGATCGACGGCTCCCTGAGCTTCGACACCGACGACTACATCCTGGAGGCGAAGTGGATCGCCGAGCCTGTGTCCCGAGAGGCAGCTGACGCCTTCGCAGCCAAGGTCCGGCGCAAGGGCAAGAACGCCCTCGGGCTCTTCGTGGCGATCAGCGGCCTGTCGTCTGCCGCTCTCTCCACCTATCGGGAGTCGACGCCGTTCATCACGATGGACGGCGGAGACGTCTTCCTGGTGCTGGACGGACGGGTGCGTCTCGACGACCTGATCCGGGCCAAGCGACGCCACGCCAATGAGACGGGGTCCTGCTACCTGTCGGCGTCGGAGATGCTCTCGAGGTCCTGA
- the mobF gene encoding MobF family relaxase, with product MHRLTAGAGYQYLLKHTASGDCDRSAKADLTAYYTSSGNPAGRWYGRGLAALDADGLSAGSQVSEPQMAYLFGEGKDPTTGAALGRPYRNHTPAAERIAKQVAALPQDMAGEARAAAIATITRVDLAKRTPSAVAGFDLTFTPTKSVSTLWAVSDEATQAAVLAAHRAAVEQALAFLEDTAAFTRTGTDGCQQHKVDGLIAAGFDHWDSRAGDPNLHTHLVIANKVHGPHGAWLSVDSRSLHHAVVMVSEVYDDLLADELARRLPVQFGWRHRGPRRTPGFELDGVDDALMTEFSTRTTQIDEAMTGVLGAFYATHGRGPNRIEVSRLRQQVTRATRPDKHVTPLGDLMTVWKARATRRTGKTPAELTAAVMRLSHAVPQRAAHIPAPVVDRLAEHTIGQVMTRRSTWTRWNVMAEAARSTRAMRMATPTDRTALLERVTDATLASCVSLQAPDPLIVAAAYTRPDGASQFTRTSEDRYTHHQVLDAEARLLDAATLDAAAPTAPAWLAKAVTSRPIDRTDGRTVTLAPDQADAVEHVVASAARVEVLVGPAGTGKTTTLAALKAVWEQAYGRGTVVGLAPSATAAAELGQALGIGCENTAKWLHESVGSGAQRRTNLLAHLHAERSTALGIDQRTRLRTIDTAVNTLAAQGDRYRLSRDQLLIIDEASLAGTFTLDALTAQAAAAGAKVLLVGDHKQLSAVDAGGAFHLLAERGRPATLTSLWRFSQPWEAAATRRLRRGDPGVIDAYAEHDRISAGAAEVMCEDAYAAWQTDTEAGVPAILIAADSHTVAVLNTRAHNDRVADGLVAPEGLTKADGTTISVGDRVLTRSNNRRLRAPNGHVRNGDLWQVAAIAPDGAITVTPVTRPGSAMPATGGEATLPAGYVAEHVDLGYATTTHRAQGITVDRAHVLAAPGMVRENLYVGMSRGRHDNHVYIALDEVDPTCDYLPDRQHIPDGHDALAAILATSGAELSATETIAASQDQVASLRRLEPIHQTLIADAAGHRWDSTFPTLGLTAGQCEQIATSPARGPLITALERGRTLGHPMPQVLVGLIAARPIDDTASAHVVAALLHHRVNDWLHTQVDDPTRIRVVPDAAGMPDDVAELLHQVDELIAARIDALTDQAIGAEPEWLVALGPAPADPSARLAWRAAIGANVARDDAMSRPTPVSAPRSTTPRVPTPASERSVTR from the coding sequence ATGCACCGGCTGACGGCCGGCGCCGGCTACCAGTACCTGCTCAAGCACACCGCGTCGGGCGACTGCGACCGGTCAGCAAAGGCCGACCTGACCGCCTACTACACGTCGTCAGGCAACCCTGCGGGCCGCTGGTACGGCCGGGGACTGGCCGCCCTCGACGCGGACGGGCTATCGGCTGGGTCGCAGGTCAGCGAGCCGCAGATGGCGTACCTGTTCGGCGAGGGCAAGGACCCCACCACCGGTGCCGCGCTGGGTCGCCCCTATCGGAACCACACGCCGGCGGCGGAGCGCATCGCCAAGCAGGTCGCCGCACTCCCGCAGGACATGGCCGGCGAGGCCCGCGCCGCCGCGATCGCCACGATCACCCGCGTCGACCTGGCCAAGCGCACCCCGAGCGCCGTTGCCGGGTTCGACCTGACGTTCACCCCGACGAAGTCCGTGTCGACACTTTGGGCGGTGTCCGACGAGGCCACCCAGGCCGCGGTCCTGGCCGCGCACCGGGCCGCCGTTGAGCAAGCACTGGCCTTCCTGGAGGACACCGCGGCGTTCACGCGCACCGGAACCGACGGCTGCCAGCAGCACAAGGTCGATGGCCTGATCGCAGCTGGCTTCGACCACTGGGATTCGCGCGCCGGGGACCCGAACCTGCACACCCACCTCGTCATCGCCAACAAGGTCCACGGCCCGCACGGGGCGTGGCTGTCGGTGGACTCCCGTTCTCTGCACCACGCGGTCGTCATGGTTTCGGAGGTCTATGACGACCTGCTCGCCGACGAGCTCGCACGCCGCCTGCCGGTGCAGTTCGGGTGGCGTCATCGCGGCCCGCGCCGGACGCCGGGGTTCGAGCTGGACGGGGTCGATGACGCGCTGATGACGGAGTTCTCCACCCGCACCACCCAGATCGATGAGGCGATGACGGGCGTGCTGGGGGCGTTCTACGCGACCCACGGGCGCGGCCCGAACCGCATCGAGGTCTCCCGCCTGCGCCAGCAGGTCACCCGTGCCACCCGCCCGGACAAGCACGTCACCCCACTGGGCGACCTGATGACGGTGTGGAAGGCCAGGGCCACCCGCCGCACCGGCAAGACCCCCGCCGAGCTGACCGCCGCGGTCATGCGCCTGTCCCACGCCGTCCCGCAGCGCGCTGCTCACATCCCGGCGCCTGTCGTCGACCGGTTGGCCGAGCACACCATCGGGCAGGTGATGACGCGCCGGTCGACCTGGACCCGCTGGAACGTCATGGCCGAGGCCGCACGGTCCACCCGGGCGATGCGCATGGCCACCCCCACCGACCGCACCGCCCTGCTCGAGCGCGTCACTGACGCGACCCTGGCCTCGTGCGTGAGCCTGCAGGCACCCGACCCGCTGATCGTCGCCGCCGCCTACACCCGGCCCGACGGCGCCTCCCAGTTCACCCGGACCAGTGAGGACCGGTACACCCACCACCAGGTGCTCGACGCCGAGGCCCGACTCCTCGACGCGGCCACCCTGGACGCCGCGGCGCCGACGGCACCCGCGTGGCTGGCCAAGGCCGTCACCTCCCGGCCGATCGACCGCACCGACGGGCGCACCGTCACCCTCGCGCCCGACCAGGCCGACGCCGTCGAACATGTCGTCGCCTCAGCCGCCCGGGTCGAGGTCCTCGTCGGGCCGGCTGGGACGGGCAAGACCACGACGCTCGCCGCGCTCAAGGCGGTGTGGGAGCAGGCCTACGGGCGCGGCACGGTCGTCGGCCTCGCACCCTCAGCAACCGCAGCCGCCGAGCTCGGCCAGGCCCTGGGGATCGGGTGCGAGAACACCGCCAAGTGGCTGCACGAGTCCGTCGGCTCGGGCGCACAACGCCGCACGAACCTGCTGGCGCACCTGCACGCCGAACGCTCCACCGCGCTCGGCATCGACCAGCGGACCCGGCTGCGCACCATCGACACCGCGGTCAACACCCTGGCCGCCCAAGGTGACCGCTACCGGCTGAGCCGCGACCAGCTCCTGATCATCGACGAAGCCTCCCTGGCCGGGACCTTCACCCTCGACGCCCTGACGGCACAGGCGGCCGCGGCGGGGGCGAAGGTGCTGCTCGTCGGGGACCACAAGCAGCTCTCCGCGGTCGACGCCGGCGGTGCGTTCCACCTGCTCGCCGAACGCGGACGACCCGCGACACTCACGTCGCTGTGGCGGTTCAGCCAGCCGTGGGAGGCCGCCGCCACACGGCGCCTCCGCCGGGGCGACCCCGGCGTCATCGACGCCTACGCCGAGCACGACCGCATCAGCGCCGGCGCCGCGGAGGTCATGTGCGAGGACGCCTACGCCGCCTGGCAGACCGACACCGAAGCCGGCGTTCCCGCGATCCTCATCGCCGCGGACTCCCACACCGTCGCGGTCCTGAACACCCGCGCCCACAACGACCGCGTCGCCGACGGCCTCGTCGCACCGGAAGGGCTGACCAAGGCCGACGGGACGACCATCAGCGTCGGCGACCGCGTCCTGACCCGCTCGAACAACCGGCGCCTTCGCGCCCCGAACGGACACGTCCGCAACGGCGACCTGTGGCAGGTCGCCGCCATCGCCCCCGACGGCGCCATCACCGTCACCCCGGTCACCCGCCCCGGCTCCGCAATGCCCGCGACCGGGGGAGAAGCGACCCTCCCGGCCGGGTACGTCGCCGAGCACGTCGACCTGGGCTACGCCACCACAACCCACCGCGCCCAGGGCATCACCGTCGACCGCGCCCATGTCCTGGCCGCACCCGGCATGGTCCGCGAGAACCTCTACGTCGGCATGAGCCGCGGCCGTCACGACAACCACGTCTACATTGCCCTCGACGAAGTCGACCCCACCTGCGACTACCTGCCCGATCGCCAACACATCCCCGACGGACACGACGCCCTCGCCGCGATCCTGGCCACCTCCGGCGCCGAGCTGTCCGCCACCGAGACCATCGCCGCCTCCCAGGACCAGGTCGCCTCCCTCAGACGCCTCGAGCCCATCCACCAAACTCTGATCGCCGACGCCGCCGGCCACCGCTGGGACAGCACCTTCCCCACCCTCGGACTGACCGCCGGGCAGTGCGAGCAGATTGCCACCTCACCCGCCCGGGGCCCCCTCATCACCGCACTTGAACGCGGCCGTACGCTCGGCCACCCGATGCCCCAGGTCCTGGTGGGGCTCATCGCCGCCCGGCCCATCGACGACACCGCTTCCGCCCACGTCGTCGCCGCCCTTCTGCACCACCGTGTCAATGACTGGCTGCACACCCAGGTCGACGACCCCACCCGCATCCGTGTAGTTCCCGACGCAGCAGGCATGCCCGACGACGTCGCCGAGCTCCTCCACCAGGTTGACGAGCTCATCGCGGCACGCATCGACGCCCTGACCGACCAGGCGATTGGCGCCGAACCGGAGTGGCTTGTCGCCCTCGGACCGGCGCCTGCGGACCCGAGTGCTCGATTGGCGTGGCGCGCCGCGATCGGCGCCAACGTCGCCCGCGACGACGCGATGAGCAGGCCAACACCGGTCAGCGCGCCCCGGTCAACAACCCCGCGAGTCCCGACACCTGCCTCCGAACGGAGCGTGACCCGATGA
- a CDS encoding AAA family ATPase encodes MPDSVYEQLHTWSTSSLVPWQQDALRRIVQADFASRRDTEEVAGIAYRAAADRRQAARYIPPGQPDADVPVSTVAIPLELVHLPVRSSSEPPVRLGALRHISGVNRLKPDAAIPFALDGLTVVYGGNGVGKSGFTRILKRACHSRAPEEIVPNVFSDIAEQPRAALTYLLGDEEQTHTWDLDKDSADPNLPRIAIYDNRGAMVHFHRNGAQVELLPPGLDALARLADFYDEIAGWAKAELARRRAVLPPGAHRNAVALRSQMDAVGTQGAMEALQVLALLSPTEEKELASLADQIRVLESGSRKTRIAAETLHESQFRSQSARVATTSEAFSNEQITQLAEAATSHAETLRDASTAPAPPEELLEGVHGAHWEAMWEAALAYALNHAYRGESYSPEEGSLCLLCQQPLDGAAAERLQRYASRESETSAARMRRLKRTFQDILRSLTTCSLDGVLDPALLAVLPPEAAADVSAATAALTSAAAVCERIDTEHDPELSAEDEAVLRAVLGPLSRLKTHVSAEADRAHTIIETLSAQSDDPQQISALRLRLGLLQERKSLQGDMEALIALHDAKIEADALNEVLAQSNTQPVSRKSGTISETYVTAICEAFSGEAALLGGFDICASMAPLTTQKGTRRTGIVLRQAKRTSIPADNVLSEGELRVMSLAAFFADLRGSGEASAIVLDDPMTSLDHRFQRKAAERLVREARSRQVIVFTHSTAFLSEIQSAVEDDPAAQISEGIDPHDPVPLSVIEVARDRNSGFSGIKVETFVTATNVLEERVKHLGKLIAASQAHWDAGEVDLYERSIENFARHLRGSWESAVEDLLLCKIVRRNRKSITTENRISGLIGITAEEVASVAVGMNVESFFVHSTPDGSERDSPTPDELRSRVDALREWIQKVKARQKSVRGQYPI; translated from the coding sequence ATGCCGGACTCGGTCTACGAGCAGCTTCATACGTGGTCTACCAGCAGCCTGGTGCCGTGGCAGCAGGATGCACTACGTCGAATCGTCCAGGCGGACTTCGCGTCCCGCCGAGACACCGAGGAAGTTGCCGGGATCGCCTACCGTGCAGCGGCGGATCGGCGGCAAGCGGCGCGGTACATCCCGCCGGGGCAACCTGATGCGGACGTACCGGTCAGCACGGTGGCGATTCCGCTTGAACTGGTGCATCTCCCGGTGCGCTCGTCATCTGAACCTCCGGTACGGCTCGGCGCCCTTCGTCACATCAGTGGAGTCAACAGGCTCAAGCCCGACGCTGCGATTCCGTTCGCACTCGATGGGCTGACGGTCGTCTACGGTGGCAACGGAGTAGGGAAGTCCGGCTTCACGCGAATCCTCAAGCGCGCCTGCCACTCACGCGCACCCGAGGAGATCGTCCCGAATGTCTTCAGTGACATTGCAGAGCAACCCCGAGCAGCCCTCACCTACCTTCTCGGCGATGAGGAACAGACACACACCTGGGACTTGGACAAGGACAGCGCCGACCCGAATCTCCCGCGAATTGCAATCTACGATAATCGCGGTGCTATGGTCCATTTCCACAGGAACGGCGCTCAGGTGGAACTCCTCCCCCCGGGTCTGGACGCACTGGCTAGGCTCGCTGACTTCTATGATGAGATCGCCGGATGGGCAAAAGCCGAACTTGCCCGCAGGAGGGCCGTGCTACCACCAGGGGCGCACCGAAACGCCGTGGCTCTACGCTCGCAGATGGATGCCGTCGGCACGCAAGGCGCGATGGAAGCGCTCCAAGTGCTAGCGCTGCTCAGCCCAACCGAAGAGAAGGAGCTCGCTTCGCTGGCAGACCAGATTAGGGTGCTCGAGTCCGGCAGCCGCAAGACCCGCATTGCGGCCGAGACGCTACATGAGTCGCAGTTCCGCTCGCAGAGCGCTCGCGTTGCGACCACTTCCGAGGCGTTCTCCAACGAGCAGATCACGCAACTCGCAGAAGCCGCGACCTCACACGCTGAGACCCTCCGCGATGCTTCCACCGCGCCCGCACCGCCGGAGGAACTGCTCGAGGGTGTTCACGGTGCCCACTGGGAAGCAATGTGGGAGGCTGCACTCGCCTACGCACTGAACCATGCCTACCGAGGCGAGTCCTACTCTCCGGAGGAGGGCTCGCTGTGCCTCCTGTGCCAACAGCCTCTCGACGGTGCGGCCGCGGAAAGGCTCCAGCGGTATGCAAGCCGGGAGTCCGAGACATCGGCGGCGCGCATGCGGCGCCTCAAGAGGACCTTCCAGGACATCCTTCGCAGTCTCACAACCTGCAGCCTCGATGGCGTGCTCGACCCTGCCCTGCTGGCAGTCCTTCCTCCAGAGGCGGCAGCAGACGTGAGCGCAGCAACCGCCGCACTTACATCGGCCGCTGCCGTATGCGAACGAATCGATACGGAGCACGACCCAGAGCTGAGTGCAGAAGACGAGGCCGTACTCCGTGCCGTCCTGGGCCCCCTCAGCCGTCTCAAGACCCACGTCTCGGCCGAGGCTGACCGCGCGCACACGATTATCGAGACGCTCTCCGCCCAAAGCGACGATCCGCAGCAGATCAGCGCGCTGCGCCTACGCCTTGGTCTTCTCCAGGAGCGCAAGAGTCTCCAGGGAGATATGGAGGCCTTGATTGCCCTCCACGACGCAAAGATTGAGGCCGACGCGCTGAACGAAGTGCTCGCGCAATCCAATACACAACCGGTGAGCCGCAAGTCCGGGACGATCTCGGAGACGTACGTCACCGCGATCTGCGAAGCGTTCAGCGGCGAGGCCGCATTGCTCGGTGGATTCGACATTTGCGCCTCCATGGCTCCGCTGACAACCCAGAAGGGTACGCGCCGGACAGGAATCGTTCTGCGACAAGCCAAACGTACATCAATACCAGCCGATAACGTGCTCAGCGAGGGCGAGCTGCGCGTCATGAGCCTGGCCGCATTCTTCGCGGATCTTCGAGGCAGCGGGGAGGCTTCCGCCATCGTGCTGGACGATCCGATGACATCGCTCGATCACCGCTTCCAGAGAAAGGCCGCCGAGAGGCTTGTGCGAGAGGCACGCTCCCGGCAGGTCATCGTCTTCACTCACAGCACGGCGTTCCTCAGCGAGATTCAGTCGGCCGTTGAGGATGATCCCGCAGCCCAGATCAGCGAGGGAATCGATCCGCATGATCCGGTTCCCCTCTCCGTGATCGAGGTGGCCAGGGACCGCAACTCGGGCTTCTCCGGCATCAAGGTCGAAACCTTCGTGACTGCCACCAATGTCCTTGAAGAGCGCGTCAAGCATCTGGGCAAGCTCATCGCTGCCAGCCAGGCGCACTGGGACGCGGGTGAGGTCGACCTCTACGAAAGGAGCATCGAGAACTTCGCACGTCACCTGCGCGGTTCGTGGGAGAGTGCCGTCGAGGATCTTCTGCTGTGCAAGATTGTCCGCCGCAATCGAAAGTCGATTACTACGGAGAACAGGATCTCAGGACTCATCGGCATTACCGCGGAGGAGGTTGCTTCCGTGGCAGTTGGCATGAACGTGGAGTCGTTCTTCGTTCACTCCACACCGGACGGAAGCGAGAGGGACAGCCCAACGCCCGACGAACTCCGCAGCCGCGTTGACGCGCTACGCGAGTGGATCCAGAAGGTGAAAGCGCGTCAGAAAAGTGTCAGGGGTCAGTACCCCATCTAG
- a CDS encoding ImmA/IrrE family metallo-endopeptidase → MTVSLIRCTIAGAVRRPTPPVRPTSRPPPSAAVTPVPTPEAQCKDRESRSRCDWPQSPSNILLICVQRPDATRVGGIRTWNSLGRRVNRGEHGIAILAPCIYRAAPGETPTADQGPDIASATPALLKPTANTDGAIRQLRGFKVVHVFDVSQTNGDPLPDAGPTHLTGPTPDGLWDHLAGLVGEDGYRIERGPCRFGANGYTDFTARVVRVRDDVDPSQAAKTLAHELGHIRADHEHRFTDYATSAACRGQAEVEAESIAYLITAQAGLDSASYSLPYLASWSGGSTDLLIASMARVTSVARTVDASPFGGQVHALEADAQLPESPPSASWKQPRQVAPRVELSASASVNR, encoded by the coding sequence ATGACCGTATCACTCATCAGATGCACGATTGCGGGCGCCGTCCGTCGTCCAACGCCCCCGGTCCGGCCCACATCACGGCCTCCGCCGTCCGCCGCTGTCACCCCGGTACCGACGCCCGAAGCGCAGTGCAAAGACCGTGAATCACGCAGTCGATGCGATTGGCCGCAGTCGCCCTCGAACATCCTGCTCATCTGCGTTCAGCGGCCCGACGCCACCCGCGTCGGCGGCATCCGCACCTGGAACAGCCTGGGCCGCCGCGTCAACAGGGGCGAACACGGCATCGCCATCCTCGCCCCCTGCATCTACCGTGCTGCACCCGGCGAGACCCCGACCGCAGACCAAGGCCCGGACATCGCGTCAGCCACGCCCGCGCTACTCAAACCCACGGCGAACACCGACGGGGCGATCCGGCAGCTTCGCGGGTTCAAGGTCGTCCATGTATTCGACGTCTCCCAGACCAACGGAGACCCGTTGCCCGATGCCGGACCGACGCATCTCACCGGCCCGACTCCCGATGGGCTATGGGACCACCTGGCCGGGCTCGTCGGCGAGGACGGATACCGGATCGAGCGCGGACCCTGCCGCTTCGGAGCCAACGGCTACACCGACTTCACAGCGCGCGTTGTCCGGGTTCGCGACGACGTCGACCCTTCGCAGGCCGCGAAGACCCTGGCCCACGAGCTCGGGCACATTCGCGCCGACCACGAGCACCGCTTCACCGACTACGCGACCTCCGCCGCTTGTCGCGGCCAGGCCGAAGTCGAGGCCGAGTCGATCGCCTACCTCATCACCGCACAGGCCGGCCTCGACTCCGCTTCGTACTCACTTCCTTACCTCGCGAGCTGGTCGGGAGGGTCCACCGACCTGCTGATCGCGTCGATGGCACGGGTAACCTCGGTCGCGCGGACGGTAGACGCCAGTCCGTTCGGTGGCCAAGTGCATGCGCTGGAGGCGGATGCCCAACTACCCGAGTCACCGCCGAGCGCATCCTGGAAGCAGCCCCGTCAGGTGGCACCGCGCGTTGAACTTTCGGCGTCTGCCTCCGTGAACCGCTGA